The Candidatus Bathyarchaeota archaeon region GAGGAGCATTCACTACAGACTCGGAAATCATCAGCAAAGAATTGCATGTAGGCGGCACCGTAAAAGTTGCTGGCGGAGAGATTAGAGAGGAGATTAACGTCGGCGGCTCATTCGAGTCTGAGAAGCCAATAACCTTCAGATCAATCGATGTAGGAGGGAAGGTACAACTCGCAGGTGAGAGTGAAGGATTGAATGTGGACATAGGCGGAACACTTAGCGTAAACGGGTCGTTCAAATTTACAGACATAAATGTTGGCGGGGCAGTTAAGATCAAAGGTGATGCCAAAGGCGAAGAGATAGAGGTTGGAGGAAGCCTCTTCGTCGATGGAAATCTTATGCTTGCCGGAAAACTCAACGTTGGAGGAACAGCTGAGACGACGAAGACTTTGAAGGCTGAAACGATTACTGTTGGAGGAGCTCTGAAGGCAGATTTCATCGAGGCAATGAATTCGGTAAGGGTTGGAGGTCGAATAGAAACCAGTAAGGGCGTGAAAGCAGGAAGGGTTGAGATCGGCAGAGGCGGCAGCATAATAGGCCCGGTAGTTGCTAAAGAAGTTCTGTTGAGAGAGAGGTCAGAGGCGGAAGACATTTATGCAGAGTCCTTAACAATGGAGGAAAAATCGAAAGCCAGAAACATATATGTCAATAACGCATATCTAGAAAAAGATTCGAAGATTCTTGGCGAAGTACATTATACGGAGGAACTGAGAAGGGAGGATAACGTGCTCCTAGCCAGAGAGCCAATCAAGGAAGATAGACTTCCAAACCCCCCGATTTAAGAATACGCAAATCAGATAAAATGTTCTCGCATCCGGATGCGTTTCAAACTTGAATTCCGTGAGAATTAAGAAGATAGAATTCCGTCTGGGCAGCAGCTACCTCACACTCGAAGTTCCTCCCTTTTACATTAACTTCGAGAAAAGATCATTCGGCTCGATAATGGCGAGAAGAAATCTCCCGAGAGAAGGCGTAGCAATATACATATATGTAACCCGCCGGAGGCAAGTTGAGAAACTACTTCTCTTAAAAAGACTTCATCCAGACCTGTTCCTGCCAGATGAATTGAAAGAATCTGCCGCAGTAATCGAGAACCTAAGCCCAGAAGAGTTTGAAGGATTCGTTAAGACGGTCAAACTGGAGGGATTCATCAGATCACTTAGGAGACTTGAAAAGCAGTGGGAATATGGCGGAAAAGGAATATGGCTGAAGAAGATCGGCCCATTCACGCTCTATATGATCCTAATCATTAAAGAGAGCAGATGGACAGTCAGGCCTGCGATTTCAAAGGAGGGGGTTGAGGGATACGGTTTCGAAATTCCCGTAGACACCAAACTAAAAGACGCATTTTTAAAAGAGCTGAAGGAGGGTGAGCTTGAAGAGATTCACGATCACCAAGAAACCCAGCACTTTCATCTAAAGGTTGAGAGTCTGGAGAGATGCGTTCATCTAGCGAAGGGCTGGGATTATTACTTCTCAACTAGGACACGATGGAGACAGACTGTTTTCATCTCTAAAGCATGAGAATATTAGGATATCGGCAAATGTATAAACCGTATTCACAACGTAGATTGTTGTGAACAAGATATGAAATATCCCTAGACGTTCTAGAAACCGTTGTGAGAAAGGGAACATGTTCACTAACAAGACTCTCTTATGGGGCAGGACCACCAGTCGACGGGACAAAAGCTATGTAGGAATTTTTGCTATTTCGCGGACTCATAAAATCACTTAACGTCGGAGCCAGAGAACTTTACACGATCGCATGGAGAGGAGGAGAATTTCTCGAAGCTTTGAAGACAGTAAAGAAGATCATTCAGTAACGAAGATCAGTAGTTCTCTGAAGTCTCCTCTTTGATCTTCTGTTCAAGACTCTTTATTTCCCCATGCTCCAAAACTTTTATACGTGTCGGAA contains the following coding sequences:
- a CDS encoding polymer-forming cytoskeletal protein, producing MVTINVPPGSTMTLNKIDGDLILFENVKIRAKNGEVVEVSGTVQFEGDCHFDCSLYADSVRGKHGEMLVKGDMITKKSIRIYEGGLDVKGKLFAKTVEVDRKVFVNKDLKAENVEVGGKVTVGGNLQAKDVEVGGTLETHGNLEVENVEVGGSMMIDGTTVGTKVKVGGTFYGKGRVEVEQIDAGGAFTTDSEIISKELHVGGTVKVAGGEIREEINVGGSFESEKPITFRSIDVGGKVQLAGESEGLNVDIGGTLSVNGSFKFTDINVGGAVKIKGDAKGEEIEVGGSLFVDGNLMLAGKLNVGGTAETTKTLKAETITVGGALKADFIEAMNSVRVGGRIETSKGVKAGRVEIGRGGSIIGPVVAKEVLLRERSEAEDIYAESLTMEEKSKARNIYVNNAYLEKDSKILGEVHYTEELRREDNVLLAREPIKEDRLPNPPI